GCCGAGCTTGCCCAGCTCGGCGGCGAGGGCGGCCAGGCGGTCGGTCTCGTGGCCGCGGGTGACGGCGACCCCGCGGACGCGGGAGCGGCCGGCGGCCAGCGCGGCCAGGGCGGCCACGGTGGTGACCTGGTCGGGCATGGCCGTCAGGTCGGCGTCGGCCGGGCCGAGCCGGTCGGGGCCGTGGACGGTCAGGCAGGCGCCGTCGCGGGTCACGGCCGCCCCCATCTGCTCCAGCAGCCCGGGCAGGGCGGCGTCGGGCTGCAGCGTGCCGGGGGTGGCGTTGGTCACCGTGACCTGCCCGCCGGTGGCGGCGGCCAGGGCGAACAGGTGGGCGGCGGCGCTGGCGTCGTACTCGACGGCCAGGTCCCTCGCCCGGTAGGGCCGGCCGGCCTCGACCCGCCAGGCGGCCGGGCCGGCCGGCTCGACGGCGGCGCCGAAGTCGCGCATCAGCGCCGCGGTGAGGTCCACGTAGGCGGCCGCCCCGAGCCGCTCGGCGGTCAGGGTGACCGGCCGGCGGGCATAGGGGGCGACCAGCAGCACGGCGCTGGCGAACTGGCTGGAGGCGGCCGTGTCCACGGTGGCCCGGCCGCCGGCCAGGCCGCCACCGGCCGCGGTCACC
This sequence is a window from Actinomycetota bacterium. Protein-coding genes within it:
- the aroA gene encoding 3-phosphoshikimate 1-carboxyvinyltransferase, translating into AALADGPSRLADAAPSDDAEAMATALAELGAGVDLAGTWTVTGTGGRPASPGRALDARLSGTTMRFLAAAATLTPAGATVTGAAPLLRRPVGPLVAALRALGAEVADHGGLPPVTAAGGGLAGGRATVDTAASSQFASAVLLVAPYARRPVTLTAERLGAAAYVDLTAALMRDFGAAVEPAGPAAWRVEAGRPYRARDLAVEYDASAAAHLFALAAATGGQVTVTNATPGTLQPDAALPGLLEQMGAAVTRDGACLTVHGPDRLGPADADLTAMPDQVTTVAALAALAAGRSRVRGVAVTRGHETDRLAALAAELGKLGVDVTELPDGLVIDGAGPERLRPARLATWGDHRMAMALAAVAARVPGVVLEDPGCVAKTYPGFWRDLAAGGLAYRAHPGPVQ